The Streptomyces sp. NBC_00576 genome contains the following window.
ACAACAGCTCCGCGAACATCACCAACACCAACGGCCGCGGTGACGTGGTGAGCGGCACCGTCGTCGTCAGCAACGGCAGCTGGCCGTCGGGCGCCAAGACGGTCATGGACAGTGCCGGCATCCAGCCGCTGTACCGTCCGCTGACCACCGACCCGGTCAGCTCGCCCTACAGCGCCTACTCCTCCACTCCGGCCAACACCGGTCAGGGCGGCGGCCGATTCACCATCACCGACGCGGGCGCGGACATCTGGGGTGCCGGCGGACAGACCGACGACGCCTACGGCACCGTCTACCAGGCCGATTCGGCCGTCAACGGCACCTCGGTGACCGCCCGGGTCGACAACGTGGACAACACCAACGGCTGGGCCAAGGCCGGCGTCGTCCTGCGCAACGACCTCACAGGCAGCGGCTCCTCCGCCGGATACGCGGCCGTGGTGGCGACCCCGAACAACGGCGTCAGCTTCCAGCGGGACTCCAACGCCGACGGCTACCTCGACCAGCTCACCTCCACCGCTGCCACCGTCAAGGCGCCGGTCTGGGTGCGGCTCACCCGCACCGCCACCCAGGTGTCCGCCTACTACTCCACCGACGGATCCACCTTCACCCAGATCGGCTCGACGGTGACCCTGCCGTCCATGGCGGCCACCCAGGATGCCGGCGTCATCCACACCGCGCACAGCACCACCGCCGGCAGCGCGACCTTCAGCAACCTGCAGATCGTCACCTCTCCCTACAAGGCATACAGTTCGACTCCGGCCGCCGTCGGCCAAAGCGGCGGAGTGACCTCCCTGACCAACGCGGGCATCGACATATGGCGCTCCGGCACGTCGTACGACGACGAGTATGCCGCCGCCTACCAGACGGGGGCCGCGGGAACCTCCTCGACCGTCACCGTCCGCGTCACCAGTCAGGACAAGACCAACAGCTGGGCCAAGGCCGGTCTGATGCTGCGCAACAACATTGCCTCCGCCGGTTCGTCCACCGGGTACCTCGTCCTCGCCACCACCCCCGGCAACGGAATCGCCCTGTCGTACGACTCCAACAGCGACGGCTACCTCGACACCAACGTCCTCAAGACCGGAAGCGCCACCGTCGCCCCGATCTGGCTCCGCCTGGTCAGGAGCGGTACGTCGGTCACCGGCTCCTACTCCGCCGACGGCACCACCTGGACCACTGTCGGCACCGCGACACTGACCGGGGCGAACAGCACCCTGGACGCGGGCATGTTCTCCACGGCCCACGCCGGAACCATCGGCACCGCGAACTTCAGCCAGTTCTCCGTCAGCTGACGCAGCGGTTCGGGTCACGATCTCCGCGTGGTGGTGCGGCTTCCACACCACCACGCGGAGCGCCGTCATGTCCGCACCGAACGACGATGTCGTCGAAGTCCAGCGGCTACGGCCCTCTGAGCTACCACTGCGGCACCGTCTGGCCCCACAACACCGCCATCGCCGCCACCGGCCTCGCCCGCAGCGGCCACCCCGAGGCCGCCGCCCAGCTCATCGAGGGCATCCTCGACGCGGCACCCGCCTTCGGCCACCGGCTGCCGGAACTCTGGGGCGGCGACGCCCGCACGGACACACCCTCCCCGGTCCCCTCCCGGCCGCCTGCCGACCACAAGCCTGGTCGGCCGCAGCAGCCATCACTCCCATGACCGTGATGACCGGCCTCGATCCCGACGTCCCCACGGGCCGCTGACCCCCAGTACGGTGATCGTCACTGTGCTTGCCCGGGCAGCCGTCGACTACGGTCGCCGGACCGCTGGGATGAAGGGGGCGATGGATGCGGGTCGACCAACTGTGGCGGTATCCGGTGAAGTCGGTGGGTGGTGAGCGACTGACCGCCGCCACAGTCGATGTGCTCGGAATCGAGGGTGACCGGGGCATCGCCATCCACAACGAGCGGGAAGAGGTCACCTGGGCGGGTGCTGTTCCGGCGCTCATGCGATTGCGGGCGGTCACCCTCGGGCCGGGCGTGGCCGAGCTCGTCCTGCCGGACGGCCGGCGGTTCCGCTCCGATGCGCCTGACGCTGCCAGTCGGCTCAGTGCGGCTGTACAGGCCAAGGTCACGCTGGTCGAGCACCAGCCGCACCGGCCTGACACCGCGCTCCATGTATTGACAACTACGGCGCTGCGCAGCCTCGGCTCGACGCTGCCGGACAGTGCGATAGACGCCAGCCGGTTCCGGCCCAACCTGGTGCTCGACGACGTGCCCGACGACCACGCGACCGGGTACCCCGAGCATGATTGGATCGGCCGCCGAATGGTCATCGGCACGTTGCGGTTGCGCTTCACCCGGGGGTGCGACCGCTGCGTGATGATCACCAAGGAGACTCCGACCGTCCCGCATGACCGCGCCGTGCTGCGCTGGGTCGCCCGCGAGCTCGGCAACGCCCTCGGCGTGTACGCGGCGGTCGAGAAACCCGGCCATGTCCGTATCGGGGACAAGGCCCGCTGGCTCGACTGAATGTCATTCACGTGACTGAGCACTCCAGTGCCGTCTGGCAACTGGAGTGCTCAGCAGGCAGATGGCCGACTGTGACGTCTACCCGCGGCCCCATCGTGGCGACTTGCGGCGGGACCACCTGTGAAAGCAGCGGTACGGGCGGTTCCAGTTGACCCCGCCGCCGGGCAACGCGTCGTGGATGGGTGGGGCCAGGTCAAGCCGTCCGTGACGGGGCCGGTCTTCACGAATCGGGCTGACTGAAGCCAACATGGTGGGGCCGCTGAACAACGTCAGGGCCATACAAGGAAGCGCCGCTTCGGATTCGATCTGGCGACAGCGGCACCGGACACCGATGTCCTCACCCCGCTCCGGGCCCGGCTGGAGCTGCTGGGCACCACGCGGCGCGACCTCGTCGCCCGCACCCGCCATGTCCAGGGCTCGGCCTACAGCTCCGTGCCGAACGCGTTCCTGATCCCCGCCGCACTGCACCGGCTCGGCTGGCACACCATCACCGTCGGCTGGTTCGTACAGGCCCCGCACGACCTCACCGCAGTGCAGCTCACGGCGGCCCGCGACCTGGCAGCCGCCAACGGCCTCGTCACCCAGGCCGGCGACCGGCAGGACGGCCTCGCCACGCTGCGCTGGGCGTCCGTGGCCGGCGGCGCCGTGCTCGCCCTCGGCGTCCTGGCGATGACGGTCGGTACGATCCGCGGCGAGGCCGCGGACGAGCTGCGCACCCGCACCGCGACAGGAGCGACCACCACGATCCGCCGCAGCCTCACGGCCGTCACCGCCGGATTCCTCGCCCTGGCCGGAGTCCTGCTGGGCACCGCCGGGGCGTACGCGATCCTGCTCGCGGCGTACGCCGACGACCGCAGCCCCCTCACCCACGTTCCGTACATCCCGCTCGCGCTCACCCTCCTCGGCCTCCCCGTGGCCGCGGCAGCCACCGCGTGGCTCGCCGCCGGCCGCGAACCGGCATCGATGACGCGGCACCTGCTGACATGATCGTCAGGCCGACGCGCTTCTGGTGCCGCATCAGGCAACGTTCGCCCTCTCGACGGGCGTGACTCCGTCTCGTGTGGAGCAGCAGGTCATGCGCGATGATGCGACGCGGCGCAGGATCGCTATGTGAACAGGCGGACGCCGCCGTCGCCTGATTCCGGCCCAGACGTGGCAGCCCCATGCCGCGTCTCCGCGATCTGGAAGGACCCAAATGCCGATCATCCTCATCTCCCCCGAGTTCACACAGGAGCAGTACGAGGAGACCAACCGCAAGTTGACGGGGAGCAAGAACCGGATGGAGTCTCCAGCCGACTGGCCCGTAGAAGGTTTGCTCGCACACATCGCGGGACAGGGCGAGAGCACCTTCCGCGTCGTCGACGTCTGGGAGTCCGAGGAGGCCCTCAACCGCTTCGCCGAGATCCTCATTCCGATCCTCCGTGAGGTCGGTGTCGAGGGCGACCCGGAGGTGTATCCGGCACTCACATATGTGTCCGCCTAGTGGTCTGACCGATTGGTTCGCCGGGTGGGCCTTCGGAGCGGTTGGACGGTGACGTTCGTTCCGACCGCCTACGGCGCGGATCAGGTCGGCGGGACCGGTGTCCTTGAGGAGGACCCCGGGTGTCATGCACCCAGCCTGAGTCCCAACTCCGCCCGCAGCGCGGCCACATCCACCCTGTCGGCGGCCAGCAGTCGTACGACCATGGCGTCGGCGTCCGTGTCCGTCGCCGAGTCGTCGAGCAGCGCGGCCAGCAGGTGGACCGTGCCGACCGTGGGCGAACCGTGCTCGGCGGCGGACAGCCGCGCCACCGCCATGACCCGGTCGGCGGCGGCGGACGGACGCACCTCGCCGCTGTCGGGAACACCGGCGGACGGGATCGCCGAAGCCGAAGAGACCAGGGAAGACTGCCGTACCCCGTGCCGACGCATCAGGGCCGGAGCGGAGTTGGCCTTCGCCAGACTCCCGGGAAGCGAGCGCCCGGCGACGAACAGGGCCCGGTCCAGGGCCAGTATCCCGAGCAGAAGATCCACCGGCTCCACCGCGGCGCGCCCGCTCCGTACCGCCTGCCGCGCAGCCTCGACGGACACCGCGAACAGCACCGGTGAGCCGTTCACCGCGGACCCGGAGGTCCACGAAGTCAGCGCACGGGTCAGGCGGTTACCGCTCCTGCCCAGCGTTCCGGCTCGCCGAAGAAGGGTGACGCCGCGGGATTCCGGTCCCTCGGTCCGCGCCGAGGCGCTCGCGTCCAACCCGTCCAACCCGTCCAACCCGTCCAACCCGTCCAACCCGTCCAACCCGTCCAACGCGTCCAATCCGTCCAGCGCGTTCGCCGCGGCGGAGAGATCCAGCCTCTCCAGCACCATGGCCTCACGTGCCCTGCTGTCCGGCAGTTCCAGCAGGGCACGGGCGACATGCCGACAGCGCACCGAGACCGACCCCTCGGCGCGGGCCGACCCGAGCGCGAGCAGCAGGCACGCGCGCATCGCCCCGGTCATCCCGGGCAGCACCCGGCCACTGTCCGGGGCCGATCCGCGCACACCGAGGCCGTAGCGCCACCGAGCCTCACGCCAGGCGGCATCGGCCTCCTTCTCATCGGCTTCCTGATGGGCTCCCTCATCGGCACCGGCCGCGACCGGCACACCGCACACCTCGTCGTCGCTCACCCAGCCGAGGCCCGCCCGGCCGGCGATCAGACCACTGAGCGAACCGGCCTTCCGCATCCCCGGGGCGACCGCCTCACCGGCGTCCGTGTCCCCCAACACGATTGCCCCCAGCAGGGTGTCCGTCCCCACGGCCGACAACTCCTGCCTGACCGCACGGCTCAGTGTCTCCACGAGCAGGTCCATGACGTCCGGCTCGAACTCCGTGGCCGCCCCGGTCACGGCCGTGCCGCCGTCGGCGTGGGCTCCGGTCATCTCTTGCTGCCCCATCAGTGTTCCCCTCAGAGCGCGGTTGCCTGGTCACGACGAACGCTAGGCGCGCCTCCAGCGACACCGCGACGGCCGACCGGCCAGACTCCCGGTCCGATCGGCCATCCGGCTACGGGACTTCATGCCCTGCGAGGGATGGTGGCCGCCTCCGGTGTGAAGGCGGTCATACCGTGGGGCGCGCTCTCGCGTGGTCAGACCGTTCCTAGGGACTGAGCGGGAGTGAGTTCTGTTGCCAGGTCTCATGCTCGGCCGAACGCCCCGGACGGTGTTGGGCGTTCTGGTGGCCCGCGTTCGCTCCGCGTCCGGGTGGCACCTGTCGTGTCCGTGGTCCGGGGATGCGGGGGCGGGTTCCCGCACGCCCAGGAACACCCAATCTGGCCTGGACGGTCCGATGCCCCTGCTCATCACTGCAGCTCCAAACCCCCGTCGAGTCCTTCACGTACGGCGACGTCGCCGCAGCTCATCGTGTTTCAGGAGCCTCGGCCTCGTGACGATGGGGGCTGTCTTCCGGTAGGTCCGGGATTCGCGCCATCCGGGAGAGCCCACGGGGTGGATTCTGCGTTGGTCAGCGGGCGTTGAGCAGGCTGGCGAGGAGTTGGAGCCGCTCCGAGTCGGGGCCGCCCTCGACGGTGGTGCAGACGATCAGCATCGGGCCGGGAGTGCCCGGCAGCGGGTAGGCGTCCCAGTCCAGGTTCAGCTCCCCGACCAGGGGGTGGTTGACGCGCATCCGGCCGCGCGTCGTCTCCTCCACGTCGTGGCGGGCCCACAGCGTCGCGAACTGGTCGCTGCGGACCGCGAGTTCGCCGACCAGCTCCACGGCGCGCGGGTGCCCCGGATCGGCGGCGACCTGTGCGCGCAGCGTTGCGGTCAGCTCGGCGACGGTGGCGGCCTGCTCCGGGCAGGTCTGGTCGGCCTCCGGGTGCAGCAGGAGCGAGAGCAGATTTCGCTCCGTCACCGGGAGCCGGGTGAACTCGCCCAGCAGTGCGCCGGCCAGCGGGCTCCAGGCCAGTACGTCCAGGTAGCGTCCCACGACCAGCGCGGGCGAGGGCATCGTGCGCAGCAACCGCTGTGTGGTGTCCGGAACTTCCTCCGGTTCGTACCGGCGCGGGGCGCGCGCCGGTGTGCGCGCGGCGGCGGCGAGGCTGTGCAGATGCCGACACTCCTCGGCGGAGAAGTTGAGGGCGCGCGCGAGGGCATCCAGGACCTGTTCTGAGGGCCGTACGTCGCGTCCCTGTTCCATGCGCTGGTAGTAGTCCGAACTCACCCCCGCCAGCAGGGCCAGTTCCTCACGCCGCAGCCCGGCGACACGCCGCCTCGGGCCGGGTTCGAGGCCGACGTCCTCCGGCCGCAGCCGGGTCCGACGGGTCCGCAGGAATTCGGCGAGTTCGCGTCGGGGATCGTCGGTCAGCGCAGTGGGGTTGTCGGTCACGGCGCCAGTATGTCTCGCTCGCCGCTTGTGAGGGTGGGTCTGTCAGTCCCAGGAAAAGGCGAACGACCGTGATGTCGCGAGCAGGGACCAGTATCGGTTCCACACCAGCCGACCACGGAAGGACAGCGACATGAAGGCCGCTCAGATGACGAGTTACGGTGCACCGGACGTCCTGCGGATCAACGATGTCGACCGCCCCGCTCCCGATGTCGGCGAGGTCCTGGTGTCGGTCGAGGCGTCCAGCGTGAACGGACACGACGTGATCGTCCGCGCGGGGGAGTTGAAGATGGTGTCGGGGCGCCGCTTCCCGATCGGTGCGGGGCTGGACTTCGCGGGCGTCGTCGTCGAGACCGGCGCCGATGTCGAGGGTTACCGGGCCGGGGACCGGGTGTGGGGCATGGTGCATCCCCGTCAGCGGCACACCACCGCGGGGGCGGCCGAGTACGTCGTGGTCCCCGCGGACCGGATCGCGCCCGCCCCGGCGGGCATCTCGCCGGTCGACGCGGCCTCCCTGGTCGTGGCGGGCGCCACGGCGCTGATCGCGCTGCGCGACAGCGTCCACCTCGCGGGCGGGGAACGGGTACTCGTGCGGGGCGCGGCCGGCGGAGTCGGCACAGCCGCCGTGCAACTGGCACACGCGCTGGGCGGCCACGTCACCGCGCTGGCCCGGGACCGCGACGCCCAACTGCTCACGGACCTCGGTGCCGACGAAGTCCTCGACTACGGCTCCACCACCTCGGACCAGATCGGACCGTTCGACGTCATCGTCGACACCGTCGGCTCGGAACTGCACTGCTACCGAAGCCGGTTGGCCAAGGGTGGTCGGATGGTGACCGTCGCCCTGTCGGCCGGCGCCCTGGCCGCGATCGCCGCGTCGAGCGTGTACGGCTCCCGCCGAATCCGCACCTTCAGTGCCAACCCGGACAGCGCCGTGCTGCGCGACCTGACCGACCACGTCACGTCGAGTGCGCTACGCCCGGTGGTCCACAGCGTGTACCCGCTCGCGGACATCGCCGAAGCGCACGAAGCGTTCGAGCGTGGTGGCGTCGTGGGCAAGCACGTGGTCGCGGTGTCCGCGTAGCTCCGTCCTTCTCTTCGCCGCTGAATCCCGGTCGCCGTCCATCACCTGCACCCCGGCGTGCCGAGGTCAGCGGCTGTTCCACCCCGGTGTCCCATTCGGTCTGCGGCGGCGGGCTCCGCGACACCTACCGCGGGTAGGCTCTGCCTGATCAGGCAAAGTCGGCGGGGACGAGGCATGGGCGGGGTCGAGAAGACGCGGGGTGGCGGGGCCGAGCGGGCGACCTCGCGGGATGTCGCCCGGCTTGCCGGGGTGTCGCACACGGCCGTGTCCTTCGTCTTCAACGGGCGCGCCCAGGGCAACCTCTCCACCGAGACGCAGGAGAAGATCCGCAAGGCGGCCGAACAGCTCGGCTACCGGCCGAACGCGGTCGCCCGTGGCCTGCGCCGGCGTCGTACCGCCGTGATCGGTCTGGTCACGGACGAGATCGCCACCTCGCCGTTCGCCGGGCGGCTGCTGCGCGGGGCCATGGACATGGCGTGGAGCAGTGAGCACCTGGTGCTCACCGTCGACTCCCGGCAGGACCCGGTCGCCGAGGACGCGGCTGTCGCCGAACTGCTCGACCGGAGGGTCGACGGGATCATCTACGCCGCACTGTCGTTGCGCCGCGCCCGAGTCCCGGAAGGGCTGCACCACACGTTCGCCGTGCTCGCCAACTGTCTCCCCGAGGACGGCTCCCTGCCGGCCGTCATCCCCGCCGAGCGGGCCGGTGGCCGCAGCGCCGCGCGTGTCCTTCTCGACGCGGGCCACCGCCGGGTCGCCCTGGTGGGCGGTCTGGACGACATCGCGACCACGGAACGGCTGCGCGGCTTCCGGGACGCGCTGCGGACGGTGGGGCTGACCGCAGAGAAGGACTGGATCGTGCGGACGGGAGGGGAGATCTCCGCCGGGTACCAGGGCGCGCTGCGGCTGCTGGACGGTGTTCCCGCCCACCGGCGGCCCACGGGGATCGTCTGTTACAACGACCGGGTCGCCGCGGGCGTCCTGCACGGCGCCGCGCGCCTGGGCCTCGACGTGCCCGCCGAGCTGTCCGTCGTCGGCTATGACGACCAGGAACACATGGCGGCTTTCCTCAGCCCGCCCCTCACCACGGTCGCTCTGCCCCATCGCGCGATGGGAGAGACGGCCGTCCGCCTGCTCCTGGACGCCATCGACAGCGGGACCGCGCCGCCGCTCACCACCCGGCGGCTGGAGTGCCCCGTCGTCACGCGGGGTTCGGTGGGACCAGCTCCCAGCCCGTGACCTCGACGTCCGTCCCCGACACGGTCAGCTCCGCGATGTCGTCGCCGCGTCGGTACACCCGTTCCGTGGCCGTCGCCCGGTCACCCGCGAACAGTTCCAGCAGAGAGCCGTCCACGAGGATCCGTACGGTGAGGGTCTCGCCCGGCGGGGTCGGCAGGACCAGGGGGGCCGTGCCGTCCGGGCGGGAGCGCGGCCAGGCCGTGCGGTCCAGGGTCACCGTGCCGGACGCCGGGTCGAGTCGCACGGTCAGTTCGGCCCCGGACGCGGCCCGCAGCAGACTCACGGTCGCCGCTGAACGGGCGGTCACCAGCAGGTCGTACGCGAGGGGGAGTGGTTGGTGATGAGGTCTTGGTGCGGCCGTGAACGGGACGGCCGCACGCAGTAGTTCGAGCTCCGGAGCCGGTACGACCCGTAGCGTGCCGTCCTCGTGGGTGTCCATCACCCGGGGTGCTGTGAGGACGCCGGACCAGCCCGCGCGGTCCACCTCCTCGGGCGGGCGGGACTCCCAGGACCAGCCCCAGAGCAGGGCGCGGCCGGACTCCGTGTCCTGGAGGACGGACGGGGCGTAGAAGTCACGGCCGAGGTCCAGCGGGCCGCCGCCCGTACCGGCCGCGAACCTCGGTCCACCGTCCGCCCGCTCCACCAGACGGCCCGTGACGTACGCGGTGCTCAGCGGGTCGCCGTCCCACAGGGCCACCGCCAGCACCCAGTCGCCCCCGGGGGTCGCCCACAACTGCGGGCACTCCCAGCCGATCGCCCGCTTGCCGAAGGCGCGGGCCGCCGCCGGGTCCCGGCCGTCCAGCAGGACCCCGGCGAACCGCCAGTCGTACAGGTCCTCACAGTCGTACACCAGGACGGACGGGGTGCCGTCGGCGTGGCCGGCGCCCATCAGCGCCCAGCGGCGTCCGGCGAAGCGGAAGACGAAAGGGTCCCGGAACATCGTCACGTCCAGGCCGGGTGGTGGGCCGGCGACCACCGGCACCGGCAGTTGCTTCCACTTCTGGAGGCCGTCGTCCTCGGCGACGGCGAGACAGATCGCGCTCAGGCCCTGGTGGTCGTGGTCGATCCCGGAGTACACCGCCGTCGGTACACCGCCGTCGTCCACCACGCAGCCGGACCAGCAGCCCGCCTCGTCCGGGCCGTCGGGCGTGGGGCGCAGGGCGATCCCGTGGTCGTCCCAGTGGGCGAGGTCGGGGCTGGAGGCGTGGCCCCAGTGGACGTTCGTGTGCACGGGGGCGTCGGGGTTGTGCTGGTAGAAGAGGTGGTATCGATCGCCCCAGCGGAACGGGCCGTTCGGGTCGTTCATCCAGTTGGCCGGCGGGCGGACCCTGAATCGCGGCCTGTTGGCGTCGGTCGACCGGCTCACGGAACTCAACGATTGACTCCTGCGGATGTGATGCCCTCGCGCAGAGGGCGCTGGCCGACGACGAACACGACGACGGCGGGAATCATGGAGAGGACGACTCCGGCGAGGACGACGGAGATCGAGCCGGTGCCGAGGTTGCCCTGGAGGGAGACCAGGCCCAGGGGCAGCGTGAGGTTCTCGGTGGAGGTTTCGAGGATCAGCGGCCGGAAGAACTCGTTCCAGTGGTAGTTGAAGGCCAGCACGCCGACGATGGCGAGACCGGGGGCCGCCAAGGGGGCGTACACCGACCGGAAGACGCGCCACGGACCCGCGCCGTCGATCATCGCCGCCTCGCCCAGGTCCTTCGGCATGCCCAGGAAGTACTGGCGCATCAGGAAGGTGCCGAAGGCCGTCGGGAAGGCCGGGACGATGAGGCCGAGCAGGGTGTCGGTCATGCCCATCGTCTTCAGTTCCAGGAAGACCGGGACCATCGTGACCTGCAACGGCACCATCATCGTGGCCAGGACCAGCGCGAACAGCGGCTTCTTGAAGCGGAATTCGAGGCGGGCGAAGGCATAGCCCGCCAGGCCCGCGGTGATCATCTGGCCGGCCGCGATCAGCGCGGTCACCAGGGTGGAGTTCAGTGCGTACAGCCAGACGTCGATCTGGTCGAAGACCCCGCGGTAGGCGTCGACGGTGGGGTCCGTGGGGATGATCTTCGGCGGCAGGTCGAAGGACTCCGCCGGCGTGCGCAGTGACGTCGACACCGTCCAGATGACCGGGCCGAGCGTCAACAGGGCGCACAGCGCCAGGCCTGCGATCCGGCCCCAGGGCGCCAGGCCGTGCCGTACGCGTGACGCGGTGGGGCTCGTGCGGGGACCCGGCATCGGACCCGATGCCGGACCCGTTACCGAACCCGAGAGGGTACTCGTACTCATCTGACTCACCCGGCTCACTGGTAGTGGACGTAACGCCGGCTGAGCCGGAACTGGAGTGCGGTGACCGCCATGATCAGGGCGAAGAGCAGGACGCCCACGGCGGACGCCTCGCCGAAGCGGAGCTGCTCGAAGGCCGTCTCGTAGATGACCATCACGACCGTGCGCGTCGAGTCGCCGGGACCGCCCGCCGTGAGGACGTACGGCTGCTCGAAGACCTGGAGAGCGTTGATGATGCCGACCACGGACGCCACCAGCAGCGTGGGCGACAGCAGCGGCAGGGTGATGGCGAGGTGTTTGCGCACCCCGCTCGCGCCGTCCAGCGAAGCCGCCTCGTGCACCTCTTTCGGGATGTTGTTCAGGCCGCCGACGAACAGCAGGAACGAGAAGCCGAACTGCTGCCAGACGTACGCCAGGACCACGGCCGCCATCGCCCCGTTCTCCGAGGTCAGCCAGGGGACCGAGGGGATACCGACCGTGCCGAGGAGCCAGTTCACGGGGCCGAAGTCCTGGTTGAACAGGTACTTCATCACCACCGAGATGGACGCGGCGGACAGTACCAGCGGGAAGAAGAACGCCGAACGGAACACGGACCGCAGCCACTTGGGCATCCGGCCGTTCACCGCGATCGCCAGCACGAGCGCGATCAGCAACTGGAGTGCCACCGCGAGCACCATGAAGACGAGCGTGTTGCGGAAGGAGACGAGGACCGTCGA
Protein-coding sequences here:
- a CDS encoding MOSC domain-containing protein, with amino-acid sequence MRVDQLWRYPVKSVGGERLTAATVDVLGIEGDRGIAIHNEREEVTWAGAVPALMRLRAVTLGPGVAELVLPDGRRFRSDAPDAASRLSAAVQAKVTLVEHQPHRPDTALHVLTTTALRSLGSTLPDSAIDASRFRPNLVLDDVPDDHATGYPEHDWIGRRMVIGTLRLRFTRGCDRCVMITKETPTVPHDRAVLRWVARELGNALGVYAAVEKPGHVRIGDKARWLD
- a CDS encoding helix-turn-helix transcriptional regulator, which translates into the protein MTDNPTALTDDPRRELAEFLRTRRTRLRPEDVGLEPGPRRRVAGLRREELALLAGVSSDYYQRMEQGRDVRPSEQVLDALARALNFSAEECRHLHSLAAAARTPARAPRRYEPEEVPDTTQRLLRTMPSPALVVGRYLDVLAWSPLAGALLGEFTRLPVTERNLLSLLLHPEADQTCPEQAATVAELTATLRAQVAADPGHPRAVELVGELAVRSDQFATLWARHDVEETTRGRMRVNHPLVGELNLDWDAYPLPGTPGPMLIVCTTVEGGPDSERLQLLASLLNAR
- a CDS encoding NADP-dependent oxidoreductase, coding for MKAAQMTSYGAPDVLRINDVDRPAPDVGEVLVSVEASSVNGHDVIVRAGELKMVSGRRFPIGAGLDFAGVVVETGADVEGYRAGDRVWGMVHPRQRHTTAGAAEYVVVPADRIAPAPAGISPVDAASLVVAGATALIALRDSVHLAGGERVLVRGAAGGVGTAAVQLAHALGGHVTALARDRDAQLLTDLGADEVLDYGSTTSDQIGPFDVIVDTVGSELHCYRSRLAKGGRMVTVALSAGALAAIAASSVYGSRRIRTFSANPDSAVLRDLTDHVTSSALRPVVHSVYPLADIAEAHEAFERGGVVGKHVVAVSA
- a CDS encoding LacI family DNA-binding transcriptional regulator yields the protein MGGVEKTRGGGAERATSRDVARLAGVSHTAVSFVFNGRAQGNLSTETQEKIRKAAEQLGYRPNAVARGLRRRRTAVIGLVTDEIATSPFAGRLLRGAMDMAWSSEHLVLTVDSRQDPVAEDAAVAELLDRRVDGIIYAALSLRRARVPEGLHHTFAVLANCLPEDGSLPAVIPAERAGGRSAARVLLDAGHRRVALVGGLDDIATTERLRGFRDALRTVGLTAEKDWIVRTGGEISAGYQGALRLLDGVPAHRRPTGIVCYNDRVAAGVLHGAARLGLDVPAELSVVGYDDQEHMAAFLSPPLTTVALPHRAMGETAVRLLLDAIDSGTAPPLTTRRLECPVVTRGSVGPAPSP
- a CDS encoding glycoside hydrolase family 32 protein translates to MSRSTDANRPRFRVRPPANWMNDPNGPFRWGDRYHLFYQHNPDAPVHTNVHWGHASSPDLAHWDDHGIALRPTPDGPDEAGCWSGCVVDDGGVPTAVYSGIDHDHQGLSAICLAVAEDDGLQKWKQLPVPVVAGPPPGLDVTMFRDPFVFRFAGRRWALMGAGHADGTPSVLVYDCEDLYDWRFAGVLLDGRDPAAARAFGKRAIGWECPQLWATPGGDWVLAVALWDGDPLSTAYVTGRLVERADGGPRFAAGTGGGPLDLGRDFYAPSVLQDTESGRALLWGWSWESRPPEEVDRAGWSGVLTAPRVMDTHEDGTLRVVPAPELELLRAAVPFTAAPRPHHQPLPLAYDLLVTARSAATVSLLRAASGAELTVRLDPASGTVTLDRTAWPRSRPDGTAPLVLPTPPGETLTVRILVDGSLLELFAGDRATATERVYRRGDDIAELTVSGTDVEVTGWELVPPNPA
- a CDS encoding carbohydrate ABC transporter permease, which gives rise to MPGPRTSPTASRVRHGLAPWGRIAGLALCALLTLGPVIWTVSTSLRTPAESFDLPPKIIPTDPTVDAYRGVFDQIDVWLYALNSTLVTALIAAGQMITAGLAGYAFARLEFRFKKPLFALVLATMMVPLQVTMVPVFLELKTMGMTDTLLGLIVPAFPTAFGTFLMRQYFLGMPKDLGEAAMIDGAGPWRVFRSVYAPLAAPGLAIVGVLAFNYHWNEFFRPLILETSTENLTLPLGLVSLQGNLGTGSISVVLAGVVLSMIPAVVVFVVGQRPLREGITSAGVNR
- a CDS encoding carbohydrate ABC transporter permease — protein: MTNTEIRPVGPEPARTRRSRRNRGNRGTGPTRKASESTAATTIRTRGTRLLAVLFLAPTVVGIVVFTVVPIVGSVVLSFFQWDVIDDPRWAGAANYREILTDSTVLVSFRNTLVFMVLAVALQLLIALVLAIAVNGRMPKWLRSVFRSAFFFPLVLSAASISVVMKYLFNQDFGPVNWLLGTVGIPSVPWLTSENGAMAAVVLAYVWQQFGFSFLLFVGGLNNIPKEVHEAASLDGASGVRKHLAITLPLLSPTLLVASVVGIINALQVFEQPYVLTAGGPGDSTRTVVMVIYETAFEQLRFGEASAVGVLLFALIMAVTALQFRLSRRYVHYQ